The Vicinamibacterales bacterium genomic interval CTAGGGCCGAGTGGCGGACCACGCGAAGAGCTTCCGCCAGAAGCTCTCTTCGCTGTCGGCCGGGGCCGTCGACCAGCCGTCGGCCAGCGAGTCCGGCACCGTGAAGCGCGCCCGCCTGTCGCCGAGCTCCACCGCCTGCATCCCTTGCAGCAGGCGGATCGCGAACACCCGCACGGCCACCTGGCGACCGGCCTCGCGGTCGAACAGCCGCTCGAACGGGCGCACCAGGTGATCGGCGGCGTCCACGAGCGCCTCGTCCAGCGGGTGACGTGGGACGCCGAGCCCGTCGGCCACGTCGCCGGGCAGGAACTCGCGAATCAGGCTGGGGGGAATCCCGGCCAGCGGTGCCGGCACGTTGCGCTGCATCATGTCGAGGAGCGCGGCCGTCATCTCGCGTCCCTCGGGCGACGGCGCCACCTGCCGGCGCTCGATGGTGTCGGTGACCAGCGTGGTCTCGGCCACGGTGGCGGGCAGCAGGCCCGGCTCGATCCCCATGAGGCGTCCGATGTGCACCCAGGTCGCGGTGTACGCGTCCTGCTCGGCGGCGTCGAGCGTGATGCCCATGTGGGCCAGGCCGCGGAGGATCACCCAGGAGAAGGTCATCAGGGTGCCGAGCATGTCTTCCTGGTTGATCGGGACACCGAAGTCGTCCGCCGGCCAGGGCTGCGCCGGGTCGTGGACGATCAGGTGCCGCACCGCCGCGTGCATCAGGCGCACCTTCTGGACGGTGCGCAGGCCCCGTCCCGCCGGTGACAGGCCGCCCGGACTCAGGACGTCGATGATCATCTGCGCCGTCTCGAACAGCCGTCGCGTAGGGCGCCGGGCCAGGTATGCCGTCCGGTGGAGGACCTGGACGCCCTTGCGCGCGGCGTAGGACGAGGGCAGCGACGAGCAGCACAGCACGACGAAGATCTCGGGGCCGTGGATGGCGAACAGCCGCTCTCCGGCGGCGACGGTCGGCGCGTCGCGGTCGTCGGTGGTGTCGGTGGTGACGAGGAAGTCCCGCAGCGGCGCCGACAGCGTCTCGGGAACGATCTGATCGTCCACGACCAGGCGCGCCATCAGGCCGCGCACCGCGTCGATGCCGCCGGTGGCGAAGAGCTGTCCGACGACCGCGTCCGCCGGCGGATCGCCGCGACGACGGGCCGCGTCGAGCGCCTGGTCGGACCACCGATCCGAAGGTGACTGAGGAGCGTCGCTCATCGCGCCGTATGATACCGGCATGCCGGCCACGACGATCGACGGAGTCATCGAGCAGCTGCAGGACGTGATCGACGAGTGCATCGCGACGGGGTCGCGGCTCGGCTACTTCGCCGCGCTCTACAAGCGCATGACGGAGGCCGTCCGCGCGGGCATCGCGGGCGGCGCCTTCGAAGACGGCGCGCGGATCGAACGCCTCGACGTCGCCTTCGCGAACCGGTACCTCGACACCCGCGCCCGAGTCGCGGCGGGTGAGTCCCCTGGCGTGTGCTGGCTGCAGGCCTACGACGCCGCCGGGAGCGCCTCGCACATCGTGCTGCAGCACCTGCTCATCGGCATCAACCCGCACATCATGATCGACCTGGGCGTGGCGGCGGCGCGCACGTGCCCGGGCGCCGCCCTCGCGGGGCTGGAAAAGGACTTCGGCACGATCAACGCCATCATCTACACCCTCATGCCGG includes:
- a CDS encoding oxygenase MpaB family protein, with the protein product MSDAPQSPSDRWSDQALDAARRRGDPPADAVVGQLFATGGIDAVRGLMARLVVDDQIVPETLSAPLRDFLVTTDTTDDRDAPTVAAGERLFAIHGPEIFVVLCCSSLPSSYAARKGVQVLHRTAYLARRPTRRLFETAQMIIDVLSPGGLSPAGRGLRTVQKVRLMHAAVRHLIVHDPAQPWPADDFGVPINQEDMLGTLMTFSWVILRGLAHMGITLDAAEQDAYTATWVHIGRLMGIEPGLLPATVAETTLVTDTIERRQVAPSPEGREMTAALLDMMQRNVPAPLAGIPPSLIREFLPGDVADGLGVPRHPLDEALVDAADHLVRPFERLFDREAGRQVAVRVFAIRLLQGMQAVELGDRRARFTVPDSLADGWSTAPADSEESFWRKLFAWSATRP
- a CDS encoding DUF5995 family protein → MPATTIDGVIEQLQDVIDECIATGSRLGYFAALYKRMTEAVRAGIAGGAFEDGARIERLDVAFANRYLDTRARVAAGESPGVCWLQAYDAAGSASHIVLQHLLIGINPHIMIDLGVAAARTCPGAALAGLEKDFGTINAIIYTLMPVVDTELDGLSPVTKVIDRVVEPLKDRAIYDALEKGRATAWAFAQSLAFLEPPAQASLIGARDLEMRLVGDLILADGPVVDLIRRRESQDVAANIRDLSAPAAG